The Dehalogenimonas lykanthroporepellens BL-DC-9 genome includes a window with the following:
- a CDS encoding ABC transporter related protein (KEGG: cce:Ccel_2159 ABC transporter related~PFAM: ABC transporter related~SMART: AAA ATPase) — MTGNVIEIDKLTKMYGKNRGITEVAFNVQEGEIFGFIGPNGAGKTTTLRILVGLIFPTSGQARIFGRDVVTEGHDIRAEIGYLPSEIFYYENMKVAELLNYSASFYKKDSSKRIKDLAERLELDLTRKIDELSYGNKKKVGIVQGLLHSPKLIILDEPTSGLDPLMQREFFDIIREENARGASVLFSSHILSEVQRLCHRLAIIKEGAIIRVDEVAAISKDAYKKFRIITDDGLSQAELPMSEISDFRQQGEEMSFIYRGDINKIIQAVAAHRIRDIQIEEPDLEEIFMHYYE, encoded by the coding sequence ATGACAGGCAACGTTATCGAAATCGACAAGCTCACCAAGATGTACGGCAAGAACCGGGGTATCACCGAGGTGGCCTTCAATGTACAGGAAGGCGAAATCTTCGGCTTCATCGGTCCGAACGGCGCCGGCAAGACCACCACCCTGCGGATACTGGTCGGCCTGATATTCCCGACCTCCGGCCAGGCCCGGATTTTCGGCCGCGACGTGGTGACCGAAGGTCATGATATCCGAGCCGAAATCGGCTACCTGCCGTCCGAGATTTTCTATTACGAAAACATGAAGGTGGCCGAACTGCTGAATTATTCGGCCAGCTTCTATAAAAAGGATTCTTCCAAGCGCATCAAGGACCTGGCGGAACGCCTGGAGCTGGATTTGACCCGTAAGATAGATGAGCTGTCATACGGCAACAAAAAGAAAGTGGGTATCGTTCAGGGCCTGCTCCATTCCCCGAAACTCATAATCCTGGATGAGCCGACGTCCGGACTGGACCCGCTGATGCAGAGAGAGTTCTTCGACATTATCCGGGAAGAGAACGCCCGCGGCGCTTCGGTGCTGTTTTCCTCCCACATCCTCAGCGAGGTGCAGAGACTGTGCCACCGACTGGCCATCATCAAGGAAGGGGCCATTATCCGGGTGGATGAGGTGGCCGCCATCAGCAAGGACGCTTACAAGAAGTTCCGCATCATCACCGACGATGGTCTGAGCCAGGCGGAACTGCCGATGAGTGAAATCAGCGATTTCCGTCAGCAGGGCGAGGAGATGTCATTCATCTACCGCGGTGACATCAATAAGATTATCCAGGCGGTGGCCGCTCACCGTATCCGGGACATCCAGATAGAGGAACCGGACCTGGAAGAAATATTCATGCACTACTATGAATAA
- a CDS encoding short-chain dehydrogenase/reductase SDR (PFAM: short-chain dehydrogenase/reductase SDR~KEGG: deg:DehalGT_0627 short-chain dehydrogenase/reductase SDR), translated as MEQTISQLFNLSGKTAIVTGGAAGIGKAISFRLAEAGANVVVSDINLENARATVAEIRKAGFKARENQTDTSKPASAERTIQETLAVYGDLDILVNNAGVYPFSTGADLTEEIWDRTLNINLKGTMFFAQAAARAMMAKGHSGRIINLASVDAFHPMGRLVAYNASKGGVVMLTKALAQEWTPKGITVNAIAPGPINTGGGGALPPGMTQEQVAAMMKAVVDTIPLGRMGVPDDIARVALFLASGFADFISGTTIVADGGYLVG; from the coding sequence GTGGAACAGACCATCAGTCAGCTTTTCAACCTGAGCGGCAAGACCGCCATCGTTACCGGGGGTGCCGCCGGCATCGGCAAGGCTATCTCTTTCCGGCTGGCCGAGGCCGGGGCTAACGTTGTGGTGTCCGACATCAATCTGGAGAACGCCCGGGCGACGGTAGCCGAAATCAGGAAAGCCGGTTTCAAGGCCCGTGAGAATCAGACTGACACCAGTAAGCCGGCCAGTGCCGAACGAACCATTCAGGAAACTCTGGCCGTGTATGGCGACCTGGATATCCTGGTCAATAACGCCGGGGTTTATCCATTCTCAACAGGCGCTGATTTAACCGAGGAAATCTGGGATCGCACCTTGAATATCAATCTCAAGGGTACCATGTTCTTCGCTCAAGCGGCGGCTCGGGCGATGATGGCCAAAGGCCACAGCGGCCGGATTATCAATCTGGCCTCGGTGGATGCTTTCCATCCGATGGGCCGGTTGGTAGCCTACAATGCCTCTAAGGGTGGTGTGGTCATGCTGACCAAAGCCCTGGCTCAGGAGTGGACGCCCAAGGGGATTACCGTTAACGCCATCGCCCCCGGCCCCATCAATACCGGCGGCGGCGGCGCTTTGCCGCCGGGCATGACTCAGGAACAGGTTGCCGCCATGATGAAAGCAGTGGTGGATACCATTCCCTTGGGGAGAATGGGGGTGCCCGATGACATCGCCCGGGTAGCTCTCTTCCTGGCTTCCGGTTTCGCTGATTTTATCAGCGGCACTACCATTGTCGCCGATGGCGGCTATCTGGTCGGTTAG